One Hordeum vulgare subsp. vulgare chromosome 4H, MorexV3_pseudomolecules_assembly, whole genome shotgun sequence DNA window includes the following coding sequences:
- the LOC123449451 gene encoding scarecrow-like protein 21 — protein sequence MSTKASNMSYRYPDNSQIPYYSSSMHVGGNGACYVQQNHEDHQYMSSDGGSQNSDSKSQVIHPQYCTLESSSANCVYAAHSSTSPQCISGSHISLHDSHSDHTYDSPASGITEVPGLGFTNLQELADALFGSDSDAVSSDRSLVIGAAMHQSNWRELLGISSGDLKQVIVACGKAVDENNCHEDLLISELQKMVSVSGEPIQRLGAYMLEGLVARRYSTGHALYKSLKCKEPQPTNSELMSYMHLLYDICPFFKFGYMSANGAIAEAVKGENFIHIIDFQIAQGSQWVTMIQALAARASGPPYLRITGIDDSDSAYARGGGLDIVGRRLCNIAQSCCLPFEFNAVNAASHEVTLEHLDIRKGEAIAVNFAYQLHHTPDESVCIENHRDRILRMVKSLSPRVVTLVEQEANTNTAPFFSRYMETLDYYTAMFEAIDVACPRDDKVRMSTEQHCVARDIVNLIACEGAERVERHEPFGKWRSRFAMAGFRPYPLSALVNNTIRALLNGYNSYYKLEEKDGVIYLGWKNRKLVVSSAWR from the coding sequence ATGTCAACAAAGGCCTCTAACATGTCATACAGATATCCAGACAATTCTCAAATACCATACTACAGCAGTTCAATGCATGTGGGTGGAAATGGTGCTTGCTATGTGCAACAAAATCATGAGGATCATCAGTACATGTCCTCTGATGGGGGGTCACAGAACAGCGATTCAAAGTCTCAGGTGATTCACCCACAGTACTGCACTCTAGAGTCTTCATCAGCCAATTGTGTTTATGCTGCCCATAGCTCTACATCTCCTCAGTGCATAAGTGGGAGCCACATTTCTCTGCATGATAGCCACTCAGATCACACATATGATTCTCCTGCAAGTGGCATCACTGAGGTTCCAGGTTTGGGGTTTACAAATCTTCAGGAGCTAGCAGATGCACTATTTGGATCTGATTCAGATGCAGTTAGTTCTGACAGATCCCTAGTAATTGGTGCCGCAATGCACCAAAGTAACTGGAGAGAGCTTCTGGGAATTAGCTCTGGGGACTTGAAGCAGGTAATTGTAGCATGTGGTAAGGCTGTTGATGAGAAtaattgtcatgaggacttgctgATATCAGAGTTACAGAAGATGGTTTCCGTGTCTGGAGAACCAATCCAACGTCTGGGAGCGTATATGTTGGAAGGCCTTGTTGCGAGGCGTTATTCTACTGGACATGCGTTGTATAAATCTCTGAAGTGTAAGGAACCTCAACCTACAAATTCAGAGCTCATGTCCTACATGCATCTTCTCTATGATATCTGTCCATTCTTCAAATTTGGTTACATGTCTGCCAATGGTGCTATAGCCGAGGCTGTTAAGGGTGAGAACTTTATTCACATCATTGATTTCCAAATTGCTCAAGGGAGCCAGTGGGTAACTATGATACAGGCCCTTGCTGCGAGGGCTAGCGGACCACCATATCTAAGAATTACTGGTATAGATGATTCAGATTCGGCTTATGCCCGAGGTGGTGGACTGGATATAGTTGGGCGTAGGTTATGCAACATTGCCCAGTCATGTTGTCTGCCCTTTGAGTTCAATGCTGTAAATGCAGCTAGTCATGAGGTTACACTTGAACATCTCGATATAAGAAAGGGAGAGGCTATTGCTGTCAACTTTGCATATCAGCTGCATCATACTCCTGATGAGAGTGTCTGCATAGAAAACCACCGGGATAGGATATTGAGAATGGTTAAGAGCCTTTCTCCTAGGGTGGTAACTCTTGTAGAGCAGGAGGCTAACACAAACACCGCCCCATTCTTCAGTAGATACATGGAGACCCTTGACTACTACACAGCCATGTTCGAGGCAATAGATGTTGCTTGCCCCAGGGATGACAAGGTGAGGATGAGCACGGAGCAGCACTGTGTTGCAAGAGATATTGTCAATTTAATTGCATGTGAAGGTGCAGAAAGAGTGGAGAGGCACGAACCATTTGGAAAGTGGCGGTCTAGGTTTGCAATGGCTGGCTTTAGACCATACCCACTAAGTGCATTGGTGAACAATACTATCAGAGCACTGTTAAATGGTTACAACAGCTACTACAAGCTAGAGGAGAAAGATGGTGTCATTTATCTTGGATGGAAGAACAGAAAGCTGGTTGTATCTTCTGCATGGCGGTGA